One Ranitomeya variabilis isolate aRanVar5 chromosome 4, aRanVar5.hap1, whole genome shotgun sequence genomic window, TAGCACAAGGTCAAATAGGTAATTATCAGCAATTATAGACAATATCATGCAAGGATATGAGGATAAATCCAGGCCAAGAAAAATATCACATATAAATACCCAGGGTCCAGAGGGCTCTAATGTATCTCCTTAAACGCATACACTGGATACAGTATACTAGGAACACTATAGCCCTCTGGACCATAAATAATGTGGACACCCTCTGTTTTTCCACAGACAGATGACGGACATGagttggggtttattttttgctgGATCAGTAgcagtttttattggtattattttcgcctacTTAACAATGTTAGGTgactttttattccatatttgggaggcagagtAAACAAACAGTTGACCACCacgctctactggttcatcctatgaggttttctattagactgtgaagtattattgtcttggtgaataattcaatatTTTTATATCACTTGCCATTTTTATGGTTAGTAAGTATAAATGTTCAAAAATATgaaattcaaggatattttattcaaaaataataattggttttattcttggcagattacTGTACGAGAAGATTAgaaggacagctgacatcttcaatttttaaatcagatgatcttgagatgcCACagaatacaattgaagtgaatgccattactccagatataccatcatcccttcacagcaaagatctgttatctgatcctttgaaacaggtcctgtcttctgattccttACCAACTACTAGGGAAAATCAATGTCACAAAATAAGTAGTAAAAAACGAATGGCTCCTAAAGTAAAaacagaatatggaaatagttttcccctcgAAATGTCTTTTCTAAGGAAAGCAAATTGtatcaaacataaaaaaaatcacacagtagAGAAtatattttcttgttccaagtgtgggaaatgttttaccaagaaATCAAATTTGgttattcaccagagaactcacacaggggagaagcctttttcatgttcaaaatgtggaaaATGGTTTAACCGGAAATCAACTttggttagtcaccagagaattcacactggggagaagcctttttcatgctcagaatgtgggaaatgttttaacaggaaatcagatcttgttaatcaccagagaattcacactggagagaagccttttttatgttcagaatgtgggaaaagttttacccGGAAATCTCAAGTTGTgctacaccagagaactcacacaggggagaagcctttttcatgttcagaatgtggaaaatattttaaccgGAAATCACGTTTGGATAGTCACCAGAAaagtcacacaggtgagaagcctttttcatgctcagaatgtgggaaatgttttaacagaaaatcagatcttgttaatcaccagagaattcacactggagagaagccttttttatgttcagaatgtgggaaaagttttacctGGAAATCTGAAGTTGTgctacaccagagaacccacacaggggagaagcctttttcatgttcagaatgtggaaaatattttaaccagaaatcacgtTTGGATAgtcaccagagaagtcacacaggtgagaagcctttttcatgctcagaatgtgggaaatgttttaacagaaaatcagatcttgttaatcaccagagaattcacactggagagaagccttttttatgttcagaatgtgggaaaagttttacctGGAAATCTGAAGTTGTgctacaccagagaacccacacaggggagaaacctttttcatgttcagaatgtgggaaatgttttaacagaaaATCAGATCTTGTTGCTCACCAGAGagttcacactggggagaagccttttttatgttcagaatgtggaaaatctttTAACCAGAGATCAAGTCTTGTTggtcatcagagaattcacaccggtgcaaagcctttttcatgttcagaatgtggaaaatgtattGCACTAAAATCAAATTTTTTAAAGCACCAAAGAATTCATAGAAGTAAGAAAAcggtttcatgttcagaatgtggaaaatgttttacaaagaaatcaaatcttgttacacatcagataaCTCACACATAAGTGAAGCCATTTTAatgggaaatgttttgtgaagaaataaTCTCTTCTTAGTCACTAGAGCAGTCGCACAGGTGAGAAGCTTTTTTAGATTCTTAATGGTGGAAATGTTTTACTTGGAAATACACactaagcaagaaaaaaaatcttgcTAATAAGCGAGTGCATCTTATAGACTGGAGGCAGGTTCCTGGGACGGAAGAGAACAATAACACAGTGCtcttcctgatcactgagagaactgctCTCTCCTCCAGCCCCACACTTATGTAATTGATTTGTGCAGAGCAGGAGAGGAAGGTACTGGGACCTGCACAGAGGCTGCACATCCTAAGTGAGCAGCTAAAGAACTTTTCACCCGCTAAGTTCAAGGCCCTTTCAAATCATGTAACACTGTTTTACATATTTTCAAAAGGTTGTCAGGTTCAGTTATTAAATGAGCCATTTCTAAATGATTTTGAtctcctgaattcaaatctgacaataCAATTTTTCAGTTTTTTAGTTTTCTCGTGTTTCTAGGATAAAGTTTTTCTTTTACTGCTACAAATAATTAATGCATAAAACATTATTacttttgcaaatataaagatgcagaatattttgtgtGAGGAGTTGGCCACTTACTAtagactattggaccaatgcatGTAGAGCGGAATCCACTGCTCTAagtgatgcagactttttccagcacggtgTACCAGTTACGTCaatcttattgttgtgttttattagacatTTGCTTGCTTGCCAGTTCAGCCTCAGAAATCAATCTTTCCatacagtgacagtaagcagaggaagacgtaGTTGGATCTTATGTAAACATAAGGCCAGAAAGGATATTTCTACAGGTAACTGTAAATCAGTCATTCTTTCAATCTCATCAGTATGTGAGGGGTCTCAAGCCATTGTTCTCCCAGccactaggcccattgtgtggctaTGTATAGTAGACCCAGGAGAGCCATCACCACTGGGGGTCTTGCATGCAATCCCATGTGATGAGTTTCTGGAATATtcttcattctttgagctaaaaCCAATGTTTACCAATGTTTATGGGGAAGGGTGCGAACACTTCTGCCAATTCAGGGGGCTGATCACAGAGAGAGGAAAGGAAGACACATGTATTGTCAAGGAATTGGTGGAGTGACGTCAACGGGCAGGAATCTATCACTGAGGTCCTGAAGCACATGGATGAATGGCCTATGGAGTTTGGAGATCGGTTGTTGGCTGACGGAGTGTGATTTCAGTCAGCTAGAgaaacataggctgtgactgcacactatactcgcaggagataccaaaagctgtgggccaaccaaagttgggagacagtggctaTCACCTGGTACAGGGGCAGTGGAACTACCGATCCTGGGTTGGGAatttgtggactgaggacattgtattttggctATCTACCTAGATTTGCTGTATAACCGTGGATAGCAGAA contains:
- the LOC143768002 gene encoding uncharacterized protein LOC143768002 isoform X1, with the protein product MWSAALQVEISTISDPLSEDLLYKRLFLIYPLSMDMDRDKMAERIIHLTLEILVRLTGEDYTVVKTSSERCQDPVSEGWGRPLSPITGPPPHPLIHENINDQKILELAYKMIELLTGEVPIRCQDVAVYFSMEEWEYLEGHRDQYKDVMMEVPQPLTSPDVSSKRTTPERCPHPLLPQDCKQEDPNVPEDHQGEDLTHIDTTETYVWGDEWCKEEIPTYDYPDYCTRRLEGQLTSSIFKSDDLEMPQNTIEVNAITPDIPSSLHSKDLLSDPLKQVLSSDSLPTTRENQCHKISSKKRMAPKVKTEYGNSFPLEMSFLRKANCIKHKKNHTVENIFSCSKCGKCFTKKSNLVIHQRTHTGEKPFSCSKCGKWFNRKSTLVSHQRIHTGEKPFSCSECGKCFNRKSDLVNHQRIHTGEKPFLCSECGKSFTRKSQVVLHQRTHTGEKPFSCSECGKYFNRKSRLDSHQKSHTGEKPFSCSECGKCFNRKSDLVNHQRIHTGEKPFLCSECGKSFTWKSEVVLHQRTHTGEKPFSCSECGKYFNQKSRLDSHQRSHTGEKPFSCSECGKCFNRKSDLVNHQRIHTGEKPFLCSECGKSFTWKSEVVLHQRTHTGEKPFSCSECGKCFNRKSDLVAHQRVHTGEKPFLCSECGKSFNQRSSLVGHQRIHTGAKPFSCSECGKCIALKSNFLKHQRIHRSKKTVSCSECGKCFTKKSNLVTHQITHT